The genomic region GGATGCGCCCCGATGGGTAAGGGAACATCTCAAGCACATAGTATTTTTCACGCGCAGGATCGCGCTTGGCCTGAAAGATTGCGGCCGCATCCCATGCCTGCTGCCATTTCTCTTCAATCTGGGACGGATCGTAGCGCGACATTGCGAACTCCTGAAACATGGGGCTTTCGGGCCAAACGGGTATAGTCGGGCGCGTGTTTAAGCCGCCCGCTTGAAGAGGTCTAGGGGTATGGCGTGAATTCGCCGCCTGATTACAGGCCCGAGTCGCGGATGCGCAATTGGCGGGCGCGGGTCAAGATCGCATCTTCGATCTGACGCGTGGTTTCGCGGCTGACAGGGCCACCGCGCGTGGCCAATGCAACGCGCAGCGCACGCGCATCCAATGCGGGGTCACTGACATAGACGGTTGCGCGATAGGCTGTGCCGCCGCCTGGTGGCGTGCCATAGCCAAAATCAATCACGCCTGAGAATGGATCAGCTGATTCAATCGGCAAGAAGTCCAACACTTCAAGCGTGGCGTTCCAGATGTATCGATTGACTTCAACGGTGACATTCGGGTCATCCACGTTCTGGAACAAATCCCAGATGGTTTCGCGCTGTGGCTCTTGTGCGTCTAGCGCGGCGCGCTGTTCTTCGGCGGCCTCAGACCCGCCCAAGCTGCCACCCAACCGCCCGCAAGACGCAAGCGCCAGTGCGGTCGCAACAACCAAGATAGCTTTGCCAAAGCTCGAAAATGCCATGTGACTTTGCCCTTTCGTCCATATTGCGCACTGCGTGCAACGCGGGGGGCAAATGACTGCGCCCGTTGCGTGCCTCTTGGTAACTTAGCCCCGCCATTGCGGCAAGGACTTTGATATTATCGTCAAATTAGACCTAAATAACACACTGTGGCATCTGTGCATCAGAGTTGGCCCAAGATGAAGATGTCTGTCACGGCTTCGTTGCAATGCGCGGCTTGATGCGAGAGAGAAAGCCATACTCAATTCGGACTTCCCCGTCTTGAGGTGCACCTTAGAAATCAATTACGAGGGAAAAACCATGAAAAAGGTTCTCTTCGCTACTACTGCTTTGATTGCAACCGCAGGCGTTGCATCTGCAGACATCACTTTGACTGGCTCTGCTTCCATGGGTCTGACCCACGCGAATGACCAGACCGTTAATGACGTTGAACTAGACTTCAACATCGTTGGCTCCGGCACTGCAGACAATGGTTGGACATTCGGCGCTAAAGTCGGTGTTGATAACCAGGTTAACGGCGAAACTGGCACAGCGACTGGCCCAGCCGAAGACGCAACTGCATTCGTTTCTGGCTCTTTCGGCACGCTCACCATGGGCAGCGTTGACCCAGCAACCGATGGCATGGGTATCGCTGACGCGGGTCATCAGGGCATCGGCATTGATGACGTTGCAGAACTCAACAAAGCAATCGGTTCCGCAGACGTAAACTGGGCATACTCGGTAAACGGTCTGAGCATCTTGGTTGGTTACAGCTCTGTGAACGAAGACACATCTGCACGCCTCAGCTTTGACGTAGGCACAGTTGCATTGTCCTTGGGTGTTGCAAACGATCGCAACGGCGCAGCCGACACCGACACAACAACTGCAATTCAGGCAAGCACAAACGTAAACGGTGTTGGTCTGACTGCATACTACAGCGTATTTGACGATGACGGCAGCAACACTGAAACCGACAGCTTCGGCCTGTCTGCTTCGTTCGCGCTTGACGATGCAACCACCATCACTGCTGTTTACGCCGACAACGACACTGCAGTCGAAGCCGCTTACGGCTTGGGCGCAAGCATGAACCTCGGCGGCGGCTTGAGCCTCGCTGGCGGTGTAGGCTCCGCAGGCGACGACACGAAGTGGGACTTGGGTCTGAACATGAGCTTCTAATCCTCACGGATTACTTGCTTGGGAAAGAGCGGGCTTCGGCTCGCTCTTTTCTTTTGAAAAATGCGTTTATTTATCATAAATAAATAACATAATAATCTAGGGGCAGATATGAAACGGCACCTCATTTCATTACTCGCCTGTGGCCTTGGTCTGCCTGGATCGGCCCTAGCGGATAGTTCTGTGATCGGGCTGACGCGTGACGGCACGAACAGAGGCTCAGGCATTGTGGCCGAGTATCATTGGACAGGCGCGTTAGCCGAGGGTGATCGCTTTACCGCAGGTTGGGCTACTTCAGTTTTGGCCGATAACAATCACAACGGGTTTGTGGGGTTTGGCGTCTCTGCGGAATATCAGATCAGCGGTCAAAATTTCATCGAGGCCAGCTTTATGCCTGGATATTACAAAGAGGGTGACGTTGATTTGGGGGGCCATATGCATTTTCGCAGCACCCTTGGGATTGGCACCAATATCACCGACAGCGCTGCGCTTTCATTCGCGTTCAGCCATATCTCAAACGGTGGCCTAAATGATCGCAACCCTGGAATGGATATGGTCATGCTGCGTTTGACCCGCCGCTACTAATCCGCACAAAGATTCGAGTCCCATTCACCGCGCGCTTGCGCTATAGGCGCATCCATGTCTGAGCCGCACACATATATCGGCCTGCCCTTCATGAAAATGCACGGGCTTGGCAATGATTTTGTCGTCATGGACGCGCGCAAGCGCGAGGTCACCGTGACCGCTGATTTGGCGCGCGCGCTTGCAGATCGTCATCGTGGGGTGGGGTTTGACCAATTGGCCTTGATCCAAAACGATAACGAGGCGGATTTAGCACTGACCTTTTACAATGCCGATGGATCCCTCTCTGCAACCTGTGGCAATGCCACACGCTGCATCGCTGCCTATGAAATGGCGGCACAGGGCCTTAATCAGATCCGCCTGCGCACAGAACGCGGGATTCTGGTTGCGCAGGATCGCGGCAACGGCCTGACCGCTGTGAATATGGGGGCCCCGCTGTTGGAGTGGCAAGATATCCCTTTAGCCACGGCGATGGACACGCTGCATCTGCCCCTAGACGGGGATCCTGTTGGGACAGGCATGGGTAACCCTCATTGCAGTTTCTTTGTGGACGATGCCGAAGCGGTGGATTTGGCTGCCCGCGGCCCCGAAGTGGAACATCATCCGCTGTTCCCTGCGCGCACCAATGTGCAATTCGCCTCACTCATCGGGCCAGATCATCTGAGGATGCGGGTCTGGGAACGGGGAACGGGCATCACGCTTGCCTCAGGATCATCCTCTTGTGCGGTGGCGGTTGCCGCGGCGCGGCGGGGCCTGACAGGTCGTGCAGTGAAACTGACCCTTGATGGGGGTGATATTTGGATTGAGTGGCGCGAGGATGGCGTTTGGATGACAGGGCCAACGGCCCATGTGTTCACCGCTGAATTGACCGCAGATTTCATAAGTCGCCTACAAAACCCATGACAAAGCCACCTGAATTTCGAACGCTTGGGTGTCGGCTCAATGCCTATGAAACCGAAGCGATGACCGATATGGCCACCGCAGCGGGCCTCAGGGATGCGGTGATCATTAACACCTGCGCCGTAACGGCCGAGGCCGTGCGCAAAGCGCGCCAAGAAATCCGCAAGGTGAAGCGCGACAATCCAAGCGCGCGGATCGTGGTGACGGGCTGCGCAGCACAGACCGAGCCCGAAACCTTTGCCGCAATGGGCGAAGTTGACCTCATCATTGGCAATCGCGAAAAGATGGAACCTGCAACATGGGCCAAACTCAGCGGCCCTGATTTCATCGGCCAAACCGAAAAGGTCATGGTCGATGACATCATGTCCGTGCGCGAAACAGCCGAGCATCTGATTGACGGCTTTGGCACCCGCGCGCGCGCCTATGTGCAGGTTCAAAATGGCTGTGATCATCGCTGCACCTTTTGCATCATCCCATTTGGGCGCGGTAATTCACGCTCCGTGCCTGCGGGTGTGGTAGTGGATCAAATCAAACGCTTGGTCGACCGCGGCTATTTAGAGGTGGTGCTCACGGGGGTTGATCTGACCTCATGGGGGGCGGATCTCCCGCAAGCCCCCCATTTGGGCGATTTGGTCATGCGTATCTTGAAACTTGTTCCTGATCTGGCGCGCCTGCGGATTTCCTCTATCGACTCCATCGAAGCTGATCCGATGTTGATGGAGGCCATCGCCAACGAACCCCGCCTGATGCCTCATCTGCATCTGAGCCTTCAACATGGCGATAATTTGATCCTCAAGCGTATGAAGCGCCGCCATGCGCGCGAAGATGCCATTGCCTTTTGCGAGGAGGCGCGCCGCCTGCGGCCTGAGATCAAATTTGGCGCAGATATCATTGCAGGTTTCCCGACAGAAACCGAAACACATTTCGAAAATTCCCTCAAATTGGTTGAGGAGTGCGGGCTAACATGGCTCCATGTGTTTCCGTTCTCACCGCGCCAAGGCACGCCAGCGGCACGGATGCCACAATTGCAAAGCGCCACCATCAAAGACCGCGCGGCACGATTGCGCGCCGCTGGGGATCGGGCCCTCGCCCAACATTTATCGGGCGAGATTGGCAAAACCCATCAGATTTTGATGGAAAATCCCCATCTTGGCCGCACCGAAGACTTCACTGAAGTCAGCCTCAATGAGGCGCAAGAAACAGGTCAGATCATCACTGCTACAATTTCAGGCCACAAAGACGGACGGCTTTTAGCCTAGATTGCTTCCGCCAAAAGTGCCTCGAAAAAGGCAAATGCCTCGGGGCTGTCCCAATGGGCATCCCCCATCAGCCGCGCAATCTCGCGTCCTTCGGGATCAATCACCAGCGTAATCGGCAAGCCCATCACCGACATTTCGCGCGCAATCTGTTGGTTGATGTCACGATACATCGGGAGATGTTCTACGCCAATTTCCTCAAAAAACCTGCGGATCGCCTGCGGGGAATTGCGCCCCGTGGCGAGCGTGACCACTTCAAACTGATCTGAGCCAAACTGACGTTGCAATGCCTCTAGGCTTGGCATTTCTTCACGGCAGGGCGCGCACCACGTGGCCCAAAAATTGAGAACCACATATTTCCCGCGATAATCGCTCAAGCGCCCTTCAACTTCATCCTCATCAACAAAAGGCAAATCCGACACAGGCACAGGCTCTGAGGCGATCACCAGACCGCGCATATCCCCATCACGGGGCAGCTGCGAAAGATCTTGCGCAAAGGCGGCATTTGCACAGAAACCCAAGGCAATGTAGAGCAGAGCAATGATACGGCGCGAGAGCATCCTAGCGGCATCCTTTCTTTGATCGGCGGATAAAACAGAACATGGCACAGAAATCTTCAAACGCAATGTGGGGCGGTCGCTTCGCCGCAGGGCCAGATGCTTTGATGGAGGCGATTAACGCATCTATCGGCTTTGACCAAAGGCTCAGCGCGCAAGATGTCACTGGCTCACGCGCCCATGCTGCAATGCTCGCCGCCCAAGGCATCATAAGCAGTAAAGATGCCGAGACGATCAGGGAAGGCCTGCTCACGATCTTGTCAGAAATTGAGAGCGGCACATTCGAATTTTCCACCGCCCTTGAGGATATTCACATGAATATCGAAGCGCGGCTTAAAACCCTGATTGGTGAGCCCGCAGGACGTCTCCATACGGCGCGGTCACGCAATGATCAGGTCGCCACCGATTTTCGCCTATGGGTGCGGGATCAAATGGATGCGGCCATTGAGGGGCTGCAGGCCTTGATCCGCGCGGCATTGGCGCAGGCCGAAGCGGGCGCTGATTGGGTGATGCCTGGCTTTACCCATCTTCAAACCGCGCAGCCCGTAACATGGGGGCATCACATGATGGCCTATGTCGAGATGTTCGCCCGCGATTTATCGCGTTTTCAAGATGCGCGCGCGCGGATGAATGAATGCCCGCTTGGTGCGGCCGCCCTTGCAGGCACATCTTTTCCAATTGACCGCCACATGACTGCAGAAGCCCTAGGTTTCGATCGGCCTATGGCGAATTCCTTGGATGCCGTTTCAGACCGCGATTTCGCCCTAGACTATCTCGGGGCGGCCTCCATTTGCGCGATGCATCTGTCGCGATTGGCTGAAGAATTGGTGATCTGGTCTTCGGCACAATTCCGCTTTGTGACCCTGTCGGATCGGTTTTCAACAGGCTCCTCCATCATGCCGCAAAAGAAAAACCCTGATGCGGCGGAATTGATCCGCGCCAAAATCGGGCGGATCATGGGGGCGAATGTGGCCTTGATGACGGTCATGAAAGGTCTGCCCTTGGCCTATTCCAAGGATATGCAGGAAGACAAGGAGCAAGTCTTTGATGCCGCCGACAACCTCATGATCGCAATGGCCGCAATGGCGGGGATGCTCGGCGACATGAGCGCCAATAAAGACGCACTAGAGCGCGCCGCCGCATCTGGCTTTTCAACCGCAACTGATCTCGCCGATTGGTTGGTGCGCGAATTGGGTCTGCCATTCCGTGAAGCGCATCATGTAACAGGCGCGCTTGTCAAAATGGCCGAAGATCGGGGCTGTGATTTACCTGATCTCAGCCTTGCGGATATGCAAACAGTGCAATCCAACATCACTGCGGCCGTGTTTGATGTTTTGGGGGTTCACAACTCGGTTGCCTCGCGTCAATCCTACGGCGGCACCGCACCCGATCAGGTGCGCCTGCAAATTGCACGATGGAAAGAAAGGTTGGCGTGATGGGGCGCTCTTTTGCATCATGGATTAAGCTGGGGCTATTGGCCCTGACTTTGGGTGGAACTTTGGCCGCCTGCGGCGCAGATGGCCCGCCTGAACCGCCAAGCGAAAATGCAGTGACCTACTAAGCCTGCGTGGCGTTTGGGTCATTTTCTTGCACCGCGTGTGGCGTTCTGCGTCTTGCCCGTTGAAACTGGGGCAAAGAGCCCCTAACGTCTGGGGTCAGACTGCTCATTTTAAGACGATTGACCATTCCAAGACCTAAGTTTGAGGCCCCGAGTTCCAATGGAAAAAATACCGATGACCCCGACAGGGTATAGCGCCCTTGATGCCGAGCTGAAGCATCTGCGTAGTGTTGAGCGCCCTTCTGTCATCAAGGCGATTGCTGAAGCGCGCGAGCATGGGGATTTGTCGGAGAATGCCGAATATCACTCGGCCCGCGAAAAACAGTCCTTCATCGAAGGTCGCATCAAGGAATTAGAGGGGATTTTGGGCCTTGCACAGGTCATCGACCCCAAGACCCTGTCTGGCCCGATTAAATTCGGCGCCACGGTTGTGTTGATTGATGAGGATACCGAGGAAGAAAAAACCTACCAGATTGTCGGCGAATCTGAGGCCGATATCGAAAAAGGTTTGCTCAATATCAAATCGCCCTTGGCCCGCGCTTTGATCGGTAAAGATGAAGGCGATAGCGTAGAGGTCAAAACGCCCGGTGGCAGCAAGGATTACGAGATCACGAAGGTGACCTACGTGTGATGATCCCCGCAGCATTGCCTCACCCCAGATTGACGCTTGCGCATCGCTTCACGCGGGACAAGCAGATTTGGGTAGGCCGTGCGGTTGGTTTTCTTCAGTGCGCCGATGGCGCGATGTCCTTTGGACTGCGCGAAGGCATCGCGCTGGCCTTGGCCTTGCTTTGGATTGGGGCACTCAGCCTCACGGCGTTGGGCTTTGGCGGTGACACCC from Rhodobacterales bacterium HKCCA1288 harbors:
- a CDS encoding DUF3576 domain-containing protein, encoding MAFSSFGKAILVVATALALASCGRLGGSLGGSEAAEEQRAALDAQEPQRETIWDLFQNVDDPNVTVEVNRYIWNATLEVLDFLPIESADPFSGVIDFGYGTPPGGGTAYRATVYVSDPALDARALRVALATRGGPVSRETTRQIEDAILTRARQLRIRDSGL
- a CDS encoding porin, translated to MKKVLFATTALIATAGVASADITLTGSASMGLTHANDQTVNDVELDFNIVGSGTADNGWTFGAKVGVDNQVNGETGTATGPAEDATAFVSGSFGTLTMGSVDPATDGMGIADAGHQGIGIDDVAELNKAIGSADVNWAYSVNGLSILVGYSSVNEDTSARLSFDVGTVALSLGVANDRNGAADTDTTTAIQASTNVNGVGLTAYYSVFDDDGSNTETDSFGLSASFALDDATTITAVYADNDTAVEAAYGLGASMNLGGGLSLAGGVGSAGDDTKWDLGLNMSF
- a CDS encoding acyloxyacyl hydrolase → MKRHLISLLACGLGLPGSALADSSVIGLTRDGTNRGSGIVAEYHWTGALAEGDRFTAGWATSVLADNNHNGFVGFGVSAEYQISGQNFIEASFMPGYYKEGDVDLGGHMHFRSTLGIGTNITDSAALSFAFSHISNGGLNDRNPGMDMVMLRLTRRY
- a CDS encoding diaminopimelate epimerase; translation: MSEPHTYIGLPFMKMHGLGNDFVVMDARKREVTVTADLARALADRHRGVGFDQLALIQNDNEADLALTFYNADGSLSATCGNATRCIAAYEMAAQGLNQIRLRTERGILVAQDRGNGLTAVNMGAPLLEWQDIPLATAMDTLHLPLDGDPVGTGMGNPHCSFFVDDAEAVDLAARGPEVEHHPLFPARTNVQFASLIGPDHLRMRVWERGTGITLASGSSSCAVAVAAARRGLTGRAVKLTLDGGDIWIEWREDGVWMTGPTAHVFTAELTADFISRLQNP
- the mtaB gene encoding tRNA (N(6)-L-threonylcarbamoyladenosine(37)-C(2))-methylthiotransferase MtaB; the protein is MTKPPEFRTLGCRLNAYETEAMTDMATAAGLRDAVIINTCAVTAEAVRKARQEIRKVKRDNPSARIVVTGCAAQTEPETFAAMGEVDLIIGNREKMEPATWAKLSGPDFIGQTEKVMVDDIMSVRETAEHLIDGFGTRARAYVQVQNGCDHRCTFCIIPFGRGNSRSVPAGVVVDQIKRLVDRGYLEVVLTGVDLTSWGADLPQAPHLGDLVMRILKLVPDLARLRISSIDSIEADPMLMEAIANEPRLMPHLHLSLQHGDNLILKRMKRRHAREDAIAFCEEARRLRPEIKFGADIIAGFPTETETHFENSLKLVEECGLTWLHVFPFSPRQGTPAARMPQLQSATIKDRAARLRAAGDRALAQHLSGEIGKTHQILMENPHLGRTEDFTEVSLNEAQETGQIITATISGHKDGRLLA
- a CDS encoding TlpA family protein disulfide reductase yields the protein MLSRRIIALLYIALGFCANAAFAQDLSQLPRDGDMRGLVIASEPVPVSDLPFVDEDEVEGRLSDYRGKYVVLNFWATWCAPCREEMPSLEALQRQFGSDQFEVVTLATGRNSPQAIRRFFEEIGVEHLPMYRDINQQIAREMSVMGLPITLVIDPEGREIARLMGDAHWDSPEAFAFFEALLAEAI
- the argH gene encoding argininosuccinate lyase, with translation MAQKSSNAMWGGRFAAGPDALMEAINASIGFDQRLSAQDVTGSRAHAAMLAAQGIISSKDAETIREGLLTILSEIESGTFEFSTALEDIHMNIEARLKTLIGEPAGRLHTARSRNDQVATDFRLWVRDQMDAAIEGLQALIRAALAQAEAGADWVMPGFTHLQTAQPVTWGHHMMAYVEMFARDLSRFQDARARMNECPLGAAALAGTSFPIDRHMTAEALGFDRPMANSLDAVSDRDFALDYLGAASICAMHLSRLAEELVIWSSAQFRFVTLSDRFSTGSSIMPQKKNPDAAELIRAKIGRIMGANVALMTVMKGLPLAYSKDMQEDKEQVFDAADNLMIAMAAMAGMLGDMSANKDALERAAASGFSTATDLADWLVRELGLPFREAHHVTGALVKMAEDRGCDLPDLSLADMQTVQSNITAAVFDVLGVHNSVASRQSYGGTAPDQVRLQIARWKERLA
- the greA gene encoding transcription elongation factor GreA — protein: MEKIPMTPTGYSALDAELKHLRSVERPSVIKAIAEAREHGDLSENAEYHSAREKQSFIEGRIKELEGILGLAQVIDPKTLSGPIKFGATVVLIDEDTEEEKTYQIVGESEADIEKGLLNIKSPLARALIGKDEGDSVEVKTPGGSKDYEITKVTYV